The Ananas comosus cultivar F153 linkage group 22, ASM154086v1, whole genome shotgun sequence genome segment ATCAAGTGAGATGAATCATAAAGAGGGTGAGAAATCAGGTATGTGTCCTCTTTtggacaatttttttatttttttattattttcatctgtgGGGAGTATTACTTTATCTAGCGCCTTGTGTTTTGAATCCTATTTCCTGTTTTAACTTTAGTTGCAAGGGAAGCACAAGGGGTTCTTACTATGGTCGAAAGAAGAGATGTGCACCCCAATTGTGTGAATGCATCTAATCCCTTCCACAAGTGTGCTGATTACTGCTTTAAGAAGTTGAATGAGGCAACTTAGCTAGTCATGGTAATCTTTTTCCGATTTTCTCTTCTATCAATGTTGGAGGCTTTTTAATTTCAGTCGGCCAAACTTTTCTACTTTTGGTTGATTTACTGATTTAACTCGTGCAAATTGAATGACATGTATAGAACCATTTAAagagtaaattaattaaatcaaaacTATATAGGGCTCGAACGTGTAATGAAAAGACGAATCGATGGCCTCAAGTTGATAAAGGACTTTGTGCAAGACATAATTTGGAGGAAAAAAATTCACGTAGCTCTTATCGCAGCAGCGTGTTCTCATATATTCTATAATTCACAAGTTAGAATTCATTTGTAAAGTAAGTGTGACATGCAAATTTTGCGCCACGTTCTCCCTATTTCTTCGGTCCTTGCATTTCTTCGGCCTGTGTTCTTCCTTACCTGTAGTTGGGCTTTATTACTGATTCCTGTATACGTATAGTCGCTAAATTGTGTTGGCCCTAGATATGCCTCTTACAGAATATCTGTTAATACGGAGTCCTCCAAAAATACAATATATTGCTTTCCTATGTATCATTAATTGGCTACATATCGGTACTTACACTCGTTTACTGATTAGTTAGTTATGGCGTATGAACTATTGCTAATAACACTAGTCATACTTTTATGAATAACACAGCTATTGTTGCAGAAACAGCCAAATAATGCGCAATTCGAAGTTTTCAAATTTCCGGaagaaattttgaataatttgcttcgtttttctttattattgtGCTTATTCTTGGTTCGATCAAATGCGTTTCTGCAGGGGAGTATTGCTGCAGGCCTGCAGGCATCTAGCAATTGCTGTTTAGTAGATACATTATCGACGGCTCAGATCCGCCCGATCCCGCGAATGTCAATAGGTCGACGGGAATATTCTAGAATGTTTCTTATTGTATATTTCGTTTCGTATAAGTATAATTGGAGTAACTACTGCGTTATTGTTCTACGTTTATTCGTCGAAAAGTGATGTAACTAGCAGATCTGCAGCTCctctttttatcttctttttttggtttttgctttttttttttctttttgttattgttgttgCTTATTAATGTTTTTAAGTGTATCACCTTGTAACTATTGTAATAAATGGTGTATGAGTTTATGTGCATTAGAATTTGAATCGAGCAAGCTCATGCAccaatttttttggtttatttcaAGAATtgataattctaaattttctgatTAAAATGCTATGTGTGTGGTGGAATGGAAAAACCATATTGTAATtggagattttatttatttattaagaaCTGTAATCATTcattagcaaataaaatttggtCAATTAATAGTCtgtcattaaatttaataacatttaacttaagttaaaaattcaacaaaaaattaacaaacctcgttaataaattttttgaacttaGTAATGTTTAAAAATTCAGCTAAAAAACTAGAAGTTAGAGGATctctatgttttaaaaaaaggcAAACTTTACTTCGCTCCCATATGCTTTTGGGCATTTTTCACTTTGCACTCTtacaatttacaaaattatacttaattattttataattattttatctcaaaatttatcattaaataagatagtaaaatcCTACTTTTTTATAACGACAAGTAGGTAAAATACATATTATAGGGTAGGACCACAAAttcttatattataaaaaatagtactttGCTATCCTAATTGATGgtactataaaattttaaattacggaggaaattgaagtttatccttaagaaaaaaatatagttgagggggcttTTTCAGAATATCCTATAGTTGAGGAGGTCCCATACATTTTGACAAAGAGATATAGCTTTCCGACTCGGATAAGAATCTCAAAATCCACCCGAAACCCGAAACCCGTAAATAGTCGCCGTAGCCTCCTCTCTCGATCGTTCGAGCTCTAGGGTtttgattctctctctctctcgactcCCAAAACCAATCGACTCCGAGGAGAGGGGGTGGCAAAGGAGGATCGGCGATGGAGGGGAAGGTCCACCCCGATTGCATCAACGCCTCCAATCCCTACCACGAGTGCGTCGACTACTGCTTCCGCAAGATCGCCGAAGCAAAAGCTCGATCAGGTTCGAATCAGCGCTCTTTTTCGGTTTTTTTGTTCGCCCGTTATTTTGTACTGTTATTCTGTTTTTCTCGATCGGATTGCTCGAGTTTGGTGATTTTTGTTGTTGTAATTGGTAAAGGAGTGTGAGGAGTCCCTAAaattagctcttttttttttttttttttccaaccctAATTTCCTGCTATTACTCTCTTTTCCTGATTGTATTGATGGAATTTGgtgatttttttctatttttgttattgaaagaggagggtgaggagtccttgaaattagttttttttttacgcATAATTTCCTACTATTATTCTGTATTCTGGATTGAATTGTTGAGATTTGGTGATATTTATTGTTTGTAATTGATATAGGAGAATAATGAGTCCTTAAAATTAGCTTTTTATGGCCCCTCCCTAATTCTTactattactatattttttgtgatttgatTGATAAGATTTGGTGAATTTTTAGTTGTTGTAATTGATAGAGGAGATGAGAAGTCACTAAAATTAGCTTTTCTTATGGTCCCTACTTCCTAATAttactgcatttttttttcctctattggCTTGTTGAGATTTGGTGATTATTGTTCTAATTGATAGAGGAGAGTGAGAAATTGAAGAATCAGGAGGAGCCAGGGGAGAGGACCGTGCATCCGGATTGCATCAATGCATCGAATCCATATCACGAGTGTAGTGAGTTCTGCTTCAAACGGATTGCAGATGCGAAGGATCAGATGCGAAAGGAGGAACCAGGTTTTTTCTTCCCCCCCTCCCTTTTTCTCTGTCggtttttttaataattggtAATATTTATGTTTTGAGTAGTTTTTAAACTAGTTAGAACAATTTTACTTGTGAACTCTGCGAATGACTTGAAAATTAATTCCTAACCTAGCTATGAGAATAGTGAAGTAAAAGATTCCAATACTTGTAACCAATTGCGGAAAATTGTGTGTGGGAAGAAATCTTGTTATTGTCATTTGCAGAAATAGTGTTTAATGAATTTTGAATAAGTTTGTTGGTCATCTGCTTGCGTCTCCTTGTTGCAAATATAGTGACCTGCAAATATTCATCAGAGTTGTCTCTGATGCCCTCTAAGAAGTTCACAAACTGTTTGATCTCATTTGCTGAGCTGTGATTTGCCGGTTTTCCAAATTTAGTATTCTTATGCACTATGGAATGTTGTGTTAGATCCCCCTCAATTGCACTTTGAAACTCGAGTAAAAAGTTTCCTAAGCAGATGATTTTGTATCCATGCTGGTAACTTTAATTATGTTTAAAACCTCTCCAGGAATGGGAGAGGCGGATGGTGATCCTTCTTCCCTAAATGTCTCCAATGACACTAAGGACCATCCCAAACAACAAGAGGATCAAGGAGAAGAAAGGGGTGGCGCCGATGACTATCCACATATGAACGAAAAGCAGAAGAAGTTGTTCGAGCTGAGGCTTAAAATGGTAATATGTTCTGTATGAAATTATCTATTAGCATGTATAACCTTTCAAAATCTGTACTTTTTGTGTATGCCCTTCAAAAACTCATTTTGTTATATCTATTGCCTTAAACATACAAAAGGCCCTTTTTGGAAAGCTTTTCTAATGTAAAACCAACTTCTTCTCATGAATTAAAGCATCTGGTAAATTTGCCGacttaaggttttttttttttttttctggaggAAACTGCACTTTTGAGGAGTACATACAAAAATTCAGATACAACAGAGTAAATTTCTAAATAGATTATTTTGCAAGGATAAATGTAAATGCCCCTTATGATTATTTGGTAATATTGCTTGTTTACTGTTGTATTCTGACAGAATGAAGCAAGAAAAGCCAATCAAATGGCTATAGTagcagaaaagaagaagatggaagCTCCCACTGAACCAAGGGGCATCTCTAAACAGAAATGGctagaagaaaggaaaaagaaaatcgGGAAGCTTCTTGATTCGAATGGGTTGGATATGTCAAAGGCTTACATGCTTGATACAGAAGAGACGGCTGAAGTAAAGTACAAAAAGTGGGAGAAAGATCCCGCTCCATATGGCTGGGACGGTATGCATCAAAAACATTTTTCATATTTGTTTCTCTGTTGGCTGCAGTTCATGTAGGGCGGAAGAATGTGATTAGAGATATCTTTAGTTATTACGAGTCATTTACCAACATTTTGTGATTCTTATGATGCTCATTTTAATTAGAGAACTGAAAACTTTTTCCTGGGCAGTAGTTGTTATTCATTACTTATTAGAGGGTCTTAAAGCCTATTTCTGGTTGATTCTTATTTGGCGTTTGTTGGAAATTTTGAGGATGCTTTCTGATTGAGGGATTTACCTGAGCCCATCTCATTTTCACCTGTTGCAAACTGTAATCTTGTAATGAATAATTAGCTATCAACTTGCTAATGTTGTCACTTATATGTTAGTGGAGGAATTGAATTATAGAACAATCAAGGGTGCGATGGTTTTTAAGATCTATAATCTCTCGGAAATCCACCTTGATGAAATCCTTTTGTTGGAAATCTATCTAATTGAAGTCTGATTTGGAAGCTTATTTTTATCTTACTATTCTCTTTTCTCCTGGAGTGGCTGTTTTCATCTATCTTTTGTACTCTACTTTCCGGATAATTTATGGCAATTTAGACTCGAGTGATTCAATGTGGCATTTCTGCCCTGAAAGAATAGCAGTTATCTGATAAGTAGTTTTTCATATGCAGTTTTCAATCAGAAAACACTTTACAATGCCCACAAGAAGCGGACCAAGAACATACAGGTCGACATGGAGGCATACAATAAAGCAAAGGAAGCTGATCCCGAGTTCTATCGTGATGCTTCCAGTCTTCAATATGGGAAGGTACTTTTCGCCCCATGACACTATCTGAACCAGCTTCTTTTGGACTCATTTAAGAAACAAGGCTAAACATAGATTACTCCCGTGAATATGTGCACTTTACTCCCGTGAATATTGATAAGCAAAACCTACATATGCAGAATTTTCTGATGAATCAGGACTTTGTGTATGGGTTTACATTTCCATCTGTTTCCTGTCGGCAGGTTTCGAAAGTTTCCGAGGAAAACATCGATCTAATGGTGAAGGAGCTTCAGGAGAAGGAGGCGAAGCGCAAGTCCTTCAGCAGGAGGCGCAGGTTCCATGAAGAGAAGGACATCGATTCCATCAACGACCGCAACGAGCACTTCAACAAGAAGATCGAGAGGGCCTTCGGGAAGTACACCCTCGAGatcaagaacaatttggaaAGGGGAACCGCCCTACCCGACTAAGTACTTCTTCGATGAATTGTGTAATATTAGTGGCTCGCTCTGTACACCCCTTGATTTTGCATTCTCTGTTCATGTATTTTATAGCTTTAATGAGGGAACAATGCATGAAAGGGGTACTTCTAAACTAAATTTTCTACTCATTTCTAGTTTCTGCATTTGCTTCACTTCAGAATTTAACCGTCCATTATATCTAAAGAAAATTATGTAAAGCACACAGTTTGTAGATTTAGGGgggatattttttattttttattttttttgagaattggGAGCTTGATTTTTCGCTACGTGTTCCTGGAATAACCAAGAACAACATAATTCTGAACTAAATGATGCTGAAGATTCGaacacagttttttttttaaaaaaaagggaaaagtcCATAGGCCAAggcatttaaaatttgaaatcagaaTACACAATATCTGTACGAACAAAATTTtacataaattcaaaattgtaTCGAATATTTTAATGtacaaccaaataaaatatcaaCCTATGACGCGAAACTtttatccttaaattttaattcaactaTGACGCGACACTtttatccttaaattttaatttattctaatttcTCACTAGAACTATAAACTATGTGATATTTTAGTCTTCAAACCTTCTTAATTGTAACAATATATTACTTAATGATGCAATAATGATCAAAATATTAGATTATTTCGATTTTACTAATTCATCAATATCTATTCAAAAAAAATGGATTACGAGactttgattgcaacaattcaaGAAGTTTAAGGACTAAAATATCACAAATCTTACACTTCCAGCTAGAAATTGCCGTGTATTAAAGTTTGGGGATTGCATTGTCACGggtctcatagtttgaggaccaaaagtgcaatttatGTCATATATAACGATAAAAATATTCCCTAAATAAGTTAGCTACTAATGGGCCGTGGGGCTCGGCCCATTTAGAATGGCCCGTAGCCCATAAAAATATCTATCACTCGTTCACTCACTTCTCTACCAAATCCCATCGCAATAAAAGCGTGCGTGCGACGCAAGATCGAAATTCGAACtctttctcctccgccgcggcgacgaagctagggtttcctcctcctcctcctcctcctcctcctctcgatTCGCCTCCATGATCGCACCTCGATCTCCAATCCCTTCCCCCGACATCTTCCTCTGATCGAATCCCTCCTCTTCCGATTCGATCCCACGTTTTTTCCCCAAAAttttccatctttttttttttttcccattatgATTCCATCTCCTCCTCGCGCGCTCGGTCTCATCGTCGCTTCCTTCTCCGCCATCGACAACCTCCGCGTCCTCGGCCCCGGTTTGAATCCCTTCGCTCCCTTCGGCATGGGTAACTACTCCGCCTCCCGCTAATCCTCTTCTCAGGGTTTACTGGGATTCTTCCGATAATATGTAAAAAGCCCCGGCCTTTCTCGCGGATCCGGTCGCTTCGTCGCACGATACACTTTTGAAGACGTATCGATCTTCTTCTCTCGATTGGAGGTGGTAAAGGAGTGTTGGTTTTGTGTATGCTATTGATTTGGAGGGTATCGAGCTGGTTTGGGGAATTTGGGGGATTATTTCTCGGTTTCGTTTTGGGAGATATGGTGCAAGAGCACAATAGGCAGGTGCCGCGTCGGCAGCTGAGTCGGGGATCGTCCAACCGGCGTTGCAGCGACAGAGACGATCGAGGGTGGACGCTACTCCACGTCGGTGCTCGGAAGGGTGATCTCAAGGAGGTTAGTGTTCTTATTTAGCATACAAGTTGATAATTTCGTTTTAGATAGTTCCGTGATTAATAATGTTGACTAGTTG includes the following:
- the LOC109727491 gene encoding uncharacterized protein LOC109727491; protein product: MERDRRVNPECPNASNPFHRCAEYCAPRSPAAAAAAAAAAAAKPRIESPKSDPNGDRTRTRDEKRRGRRGGSGGLPLYVFLQNGAAGESRMVDSRCPNASNPFHVCAEYCFTKLNEINRREGSKSPSFLSRHSSSSSAEDDVNLGGNRRVDPRCANASNPFHVCADYCFNKSHENNSHEISRAEPGTPVANGVKMGKTRSNEKDRAEGGENGVQIGENRRVDPRCANASNPYHVCADYCFNRSSEMNHKEGEKSVAREAQGVLTMVERRDVHPNCVNASNPFHKCADYCFKKLNEATYSLSLDSQNQSTPRRGGGKGGSAMEGKVHPDCINASNPYHECVDYCFRKIAEAKARSEESEKLKNQEEPGERTVHPDCINASNPYHECSEFCFKRIADAKDQMRKEEPGMGEADGDPSSLNVSNDTKDHPKQQEDQGEERGGADDYPHMNEKQKKLFELRLKMNEARKANQMAIVAEKKKMEAPTEPRGISKQKWLEERKKKIGKLLDSNGLDMSKAYMLDTEETAEVKYKKWEKDPAPYGWDVFNQKTLYNAHKKRTKNIQVDMEAYNKAKEADPEFYRDASSLQYGKVSKVSEENIDLMVKELQEKEAKRKSFSRRRRFHEEKDIDSINDRNEHFNKKIERAFGKYTLEIKNNLERGTALPD